GGACAGACGAAGAGATCCCCGTTACGACAGGGAGCTTGAATTCGGGATTAAGGGTCTCGGCGGCGAGCTTTTGCCGGCCAGATCGGTAAATATCTCCACGCGCGGACTAAGCTGCGTCGTTTCGCATGAAATTCCCGCGATGAGCAAGCTGAAGGTGGCGATGGAGCTTCCACTTGACAGCGGCGGGAAGGGACGGCTCGAATGCGAAGGCGTCGTCGTCCGCAGCGAGAGACAGGATGACGGGGATTATAATATCGCCATCTATTTTTTGAGCGTCGACAGGGAGTGCGCCGCGCTCATTTCCGAATATCTCGAAGAAAGCTCAAAGTAAGGTCTTTATTGAAATACGAGGAGGCGGCCCCCAGCGGAGCCGCCTCTTTTTATTTGCCGGGGAGCGGCAAACCCGGCCGGGCGGGTTGCCCTTTTCGCCTCCCTCTTCTATCATGTCTAATTGCTCATTCAGGGCTTGTCCGTAAATAGGCATTTCGGAGATCGCGCCGGATTTTGAGAGCGATTTTGTCGCGAAGACTGAGCAAAACCGCAGGCGTAGTTGTTCTACGTCGAGGTTTTGCGATTGATGAGCGGCAAAAGCGGGCCAAAAGCCGGATGCGAGAACGAAGGTTTTATTTACGGACAAACCCTTAATCGATCGGAGGTTCACAGGTGCCCCAGGCGGTTGATCAGCGGCGTACGGCCCTTGAGATTGAAGCCCTCGCTTCCCCGGCGGTGCGGGCGAGGGGACGCTCCCTCCAGCAGTCGGGCCGCGTTGCGGAGATGTCGGAGCACGCGGGGCCTTCGGCGTCGCTTGTGGAGGGAAAGGTTTTCGACGACGGAGAGAGCTACCGCGTCTCCCTCAGCATCGAGGCTCGATACGCAAAAACCTCCTGCACCTGCAACGGGGAACAGCCCTGCAGCCACGCGGTGGCGCTTGCACGGCAATGGGCCAGAGCCAGAGAGGGGCAGCCGAGGGGCAGCCAGTGGCGCGCGCTTATCGAGCGCATAGCACCCCGCAAGGCCTACCGCGTGCCG
This is a stretch of genomic DNA from bacterium. It encodes these proteins:
- a CDS encoding PilZ domain-containing protein, coding for MDRRRDPRYDRELEFGIKGLGGELLPARSVNISTRGLSCVVSHEIPAMSKLKVAMELPLDSGGKGRLECEGVVVRSERQDDGDYNIAIYFLSVDRECAALISEYLEESSK